Proteins encoded by one window of Dietzia sp. B32:
- a CDS encoding long-chain fatty acid--CoA ligase, producing the protein MTTEFATPPASKPFPVPNLARLVFKNAEEAPNDVAVLRRVGTDWKEVTCAQYLEEVKGVAKGLIARGVKPGDRLAIMSHTRYEWSLIAWASWSVGAVTVPIYETSSSAQCNWILTDSGASVAVVEDLELREVLTAETEWQGDILVIENDLVAQLTEAGAAVSDEELEQASLAMGHEDPCAIVYTSGTTGNPKGCEILHGGFGGVVVAVEEQLQDAFVPNSRTLIFLPLAHVLARILEVACFYKRVAVAHEPDTTKVVERLAEIHPTFLVSVPRVLEKVYNSAAGKAEAAGGAKAKIFKAAVQTAIDYSTAIEGGGTPSRGLALKQKLFSKLVYSKLHDALGGECNRIISGGGPLGARLGHFYRGAGFDLLEGYGLTESSGVLTVNPIGKAKIGTVGRPIPGVTIRIADDGEVLAKAKTLFKGYWQNPQANEDSWTGEWYHTGDIGELDPDGYLSITGRKKDLIVTAGGKNVSPSQIEDLLSSDPLISQAVVVGDNRNYIAALVTIDQETFPAWRDKHGKTGEVEDLLRDGDLVGAIQDAVDRANKSVSRAESIRKFKILAAEFTVESGELTPTLKLKRNVVHDRFGSEIESLYTDA; encoded by the coding sequence ATGACGACCGAGTTCGCCACCCCGCCCGCCTCGAAGCCCTTCCCCGTTCCGAACCTGGCCAGACTGGTGTTCAAGAACGCAGAGGAGGCCCCGAACGACGTCGCCGTGCTGCGCCGCGTGGGCACCGACTGGAAAGAGGTCACCTGCGCCCAGTACCTGGAGGAGGTCAAGGGCGTCGCCAAGGGCCTCATCGCCCGCGGGGTCAAGCCGGGCGACCGCCTCGCGATCATGAGCCACACCCGGTACGAGTGGTCGCTCATCGCCTGGGCCTCCTGGTCGGTAGGCGCGGTCACCGTCCCGATCTACGAGACCTCGTCGTCCGCCCAGTGCAACTGGATCCTCACGGACTCCGGCGCATCCGTGGCGGTGGTCGAGGACCTCGAACTGCGTGAGGTGCTCACCGCGGAGACCGAGTGGCAGGGTGACATCCTCGTCATCGAGAACGATCTCGTCGCCCAGCTCACCGAGGCCGGCGCGGCCGTCTCCGACGAAGAGCTCGAGCAGGCCTCGCTCGCGATGGGCCACGAGGACCCCTGTGCGATCGTCTACACCTCCGGCACCACGGGCAACCCCAAGGGCTGCGAGATCCTGCACGGCGGGTTCGGCGGCGTCGTGGTGGCCGTGGAGGAGCAGCTCCAGGACGCGTTCGTCCCCAATAGTCGCACCCTGATCTTCCTGCCGCTGGCCCACGTCCTGGCCCGCATCCTGGAGGTGGCGTGCTTCTACAAGCGCGTCGCCGTGGCCCACGAGCCCGACACCACCAAGGTCGTCGAGCGGCTGGCGGAGATCCACCCCACGTTCCTCGTGTCGGTGCCGCGAGTGCTGGAGAAGGTGTACAACTCGGCCGCGGGCAAGGCCGAGGCCGCCGGTGGCGCCAAGGCCAAGATCTTCAAGGCGGCCGTGCAGACCGCCATCGACTACTCCACGGCCATCGAGGGCGGGGGCACGCCGTCCCGCGGCCTGGCACTCAAGCAGAAGCTCTTCTCCAAGCTCGTCTACTCCAAGCTGCACGACGCCCTCGGTGGTGAATGCAACCGCATCATCTCCGGTGGCGGCCCCCTGGGCGCCCGTCTGGGCCACTTCTACCGGGGCGCGGGCTTCGACCTCCTCGAGGGTTACGGCCTCACCGAGTCCTCGGGCGTTCTCACCGTCAACCCGATCGGCAAGGCCAAGATCGGCACCGTCGGTCGCCCGATCCCGGGTGTGACCATCCGGATCGCCGATGACGGCGAGGTCCTGGCGAAGGCAAAGACCCTGTTCAAGGGGTACTGGCAGAATCCTCAGGCCAACGAGGATTCCTGGACCGGCGAGTGGTACCACACCGGCGACATCGGCGAGCTCGACCCGGACGGCTACCTGTCGATCACGGGCCGCAAGAAGGACCTCATCGTCACCGCAGGCGGCAAGAACGTCTCGCCGTCCCAGATCGAGGACCTGCTCTCGTCCGATCCGCTGATCAGCCAGGCCGTCGTCGTGGGCGACAACCGCAACTACATCGCGGCCCTGGTCACCATCGACCAGGAGACCTTCCCCGCGTGGCGTGACAAGCACGGCAAGACCGGCGAGGTGGAGGACCTGCTCCGGGACGGCGACCTGGTGGGTGCGATCCAGGACGCCGTGGACCGCGCCAACAAGTCGGTCTCCCGCGCCGAGTCGATCCGCAAGTTCAAGATCCTCGCGGCCGAGTTCACAGTGGAGAGCGGGGAGCTCACCCCGACGCTCAAGCTCAAGCGGAACGTCGTGCACGACCGCTTCGGCAGCGAGATCGAGTCGCTGTACACCGATGCCTGA
- a CDS encoding GAF domain-containing protein gives MTAGTPAAIKALVAQSRERSRRRGIDPERVDPPVDLQGVELSAHLAGHPMAAVLPVVEKILVAGVVDSGHLVAVADVDGRLLWLYGDRGVRTRAERMAFVPGALWSDDAVGANAPGLAIRHDVPVRVRGEEHFLAPAHSWSCSAAPVHDPLTGRVIGGIDVTGTDSAASAEMLALVRATALLAEAELRSTPTGGVRRLEALGTLRPTLAGLGPLTRRHAEILVLLSAYPQGLSGGALAELLAAGRLDEVSIRAEMSRLRRVLGPDVIGSRPYRLSPGVLETDAAHVAGLVDSDVAAAVAAYPGPLLPGSDAPGVVDLREELHARVRAAALAAGSAQALRNWVAGPGREDPDGWRVLGSLPGLSAAATSSARSVYRVLDDRLGA, from the coding sequence ATGACGGCAGGGACGCCGGCGGCGATCAAGGCGCTCGTGGCGCAGTCGCGGGAGCGCAGCAGACGGCGGGGGATCGACCCGGAACGGGTGGACCCGCCGGTCGACCTGCAGGGAGTCGAATTGTCCGCGCACCTCGCCGGCCACCCGATGGCGGCGGTGCTCCCGGTGGTCGAGAAGATCCTCGTCGCCGGGGTGGTGGACAGCGGGCATCTGGTCGCGGTGGCCGACGTCGACGGTCGACTGCTGTGGCTGTACGGGGACCGCGGGGTGCGGACCCGCGCGGAACGGATGGCGTTCGTCCCCGGCGCGCTGTGGAGCGACGACGCGGTGGGTGCCAACGCCCCGGGCCTGGCGATCCGGCACGACGTCCCGGTGCGGGTCCGGGGCGAGGAGCACTTCCTCGCTCCCGCGCACTCGTGGAGCTGCTCGGCCGCGCCGGTCCACGACCCGTTGACGGGCCGGGTGATCGGCGGCATCGACGTGACCGGGACCGACTCCGCCGCATCCGCCGAGATGTTGGCGCTGGTCAGGGCCACCGCCCTGCTCGCCGAGGCGGAGCTGAGGTCCACGCCGACCGGTGGGGTGCGGCGGCTGGAGGCGCTCGGGACCCTGCGTCCCACGTTGGCCGGACTCGGCCCGCTCACCCGTCGGCACGCGGAGATCCTCGTCCTGCTCTCGGCGTACCCGCAGGGGTTGTCGGGCGGGGCCCTGGCCGAACTGCTCGCCGCGGGCCGGCTCGACGAGGTGAGCATCCGCGCGGAGATGTCGCGGCTGCGGCGGGTCCTGGGTCCGGACGTGATCGGTTCCCGGCCGTACCGCCTGTCCCCGGGGGTGTTGGAGACCGACGCCGCCCACGTCGCCGGCCTGGTCGATTCCGACGTGGCCGCCGCCGTGGCCGCCTATCCCGGGCCGCTGCTGCCGGGCTCGGACGCCCCGGGCGTGGTCGACCTGCGGGAGGAGCTGCACGCGCGGGTGCGTGCCGCGGCGCTGGCCGCGGGGTCAGCGCAGGCCCTGCGGAACTGGGTCGCCGGTCCCGGTCGCGAGGATCCCGACGGATGGCGGGTGCTCGGGTCGCTGCCGGGCCTGTCCGCGGCGGCGACCTCCTCGGCCCGTTCGGTGTACCGGGTGCTGGACGACCGCCTGGGGGCCTGA
- a CDS encoding aldehyde dehydrogenase family protein translates to MPVFSQPGSSDAVMSYESRYDHYIGGEWVAPAKGEYFENVTPITGQAFCEVGRGTAEDIEAALDAAWAAAPSWNATSAAERSLVLLRIADRMEQNLDKLALAESWDNGKAIRETLNADIPLAIDHFRYFAGAIRAQEGGISQIDDDTVAYHFHEPLGVVGQIIPWNFPILMAVWKLAPALAAGNCVVLKPAEQTPASILFLMSVIADLIPAGVVNVVNGFGTEAGKPLASNPRIRKVAFTGETTTGRLIMQYASENLIPVTLELGGKSPNIFFEDVMDADDDFRSAALEGFAMFGLNQGEVCTCPSRALVQKSIFDEFTELAIERTNRITQGNPLDTDTMIGAQASSDQLEKILSYIDIGKQEGADVLTGGGRAELDGDLAGGYYVQPTVFRGHNKMRLFQEEIFGPVLSLSSFTDFDDAMMIANDTLYGLGAGVWSRNGTTAYRAGRTIQAGRVWTNTYHQYPAHAAFGGYKQSGIGRENHLMMLDHYQQTKCLLVSYSGKPQGFF, encoded by the coding sequence ATGCCCGTCTTCTCCCAGCCCGGTTCCTCCGACGCGGTGATGTCCTACGAGAGCCGCTACGACCACTACATCGGCGGCGAGTGGGTCGCGCCCGCCAAGGGCGAGTACTTCGAGAACGTCACCCCGATCACCGGTCAGGCGTTCTGCGAGGTGGGGCGCGGCACCGCCGAGGACATCGAGGCCGCGCTCGACGCCGCGTGGGCCGCCGCCCCGTCGTGGAACGCCACCTCCGCCGCCGAGCGCTCCTTGGTGCTGCTGCGCATCGCCGACCGGATGGAGCAGAACCTCGACAAGCTGGCCCTGGCCGAGTCCTGGGACAACGGTAAGGCGATCCGCGAGACCCTGAACGCCGACATCCCGCTGGCGATCGACCACTTCCGCTACTTCGCCGGCGCGATCCGCGCCCAGGAGGGCGGCATCTCCCAGATCGACGACGATACGGTGGCCTACCACTTCCACGAGCCCCTCGGCGTGGTCGGGCAGATCATCCCGTGGAACTTCCCGATCCTCATGGCGGTGTGGAAGCTCGCCCCCGCCCTGGCCGCCGGCAACTGCGTCGTCCTCAAGCCGGCCGAGCAGACCCCCGCCTCGATCCTGTTCCTCATGTCGGTCATCGCCGACCTCATCCCGGCGGGCGTGGTCAACGTCGTCAACGGCTTCGGCACCGAGGCCGGCAAGCCGCTCGCCTCCAACCCGCGCATCCGCAAGGTCGCGTTCACCGGCGAGACCACCACCGGCCGGCTGATCATGCAGTACGCCTCCGAGAACCTCATCCCCGTCACCCTCGAGTTGGGCGGCAAGAGCCCCAACATCTTCTTCGAGGACGTGATGGACGCCGACGACGACTTCCGCTCGGCCGCGCTCGAGGGCTTCGCGATGTTCGGCCTCAACCAGGGCGAGGTGTGCACCTGCCCGTCTCGAGCGCTCGTGCAGAAGTCGATCTTCGACGAGTTCACCGAGCTCGCGATCGAGCGCACGAACCGCATCACGCAGGGCAATCCGCTCGACACCGACACGATGATCGGCGCGCAGGCCTCCTCCGACCAGCTGGAGAAGATCCTGTCCTACATCGACATCGGCAAGCAGGAGGGCGCGGACGTGCTCACCGGCGGTGGCCGCGCGGAACTCGACGGTGACCTGGCCGGGGGCTACTACGTGCAGCCGACCGTCTTCCGCGGCCACAACAAGATGCGCCTGTTCCAGGAGGAGATCTTCGGGCCGGTGCTGAGCCTGAGCTCGTTCACCGACTTCGACGACGCCATGATGATCGCCAACGACACGCTCTACGGCCTGGGCGCCGGCGTGTGGTCGCGCAACGGCACCACCGCCTACCGCGCAGGCCGCACCATCCAGGCCGGCCGCGTGTGGACCAACACGTACCACCAGTACCCGGCCCACGCGGCGTTCGGCGGCTACAAGCAGTCCGGCATCGGCCGCGAGAACCACCTGATGATGCTCGACCACTACCAGCAGACCAAGTGCCTGCTCGTGAGCTACTCGGGCAAGCCGCAGGGCTTCTTCTGA
- a CDS encoding DUF779 domain-containing protein — MDNVCGLPSGGSVRIVARALPPEGAPADLPPRVVATGPAVELLRELIGRHGPVMFHQSGGCCDGSAPMCYPDGEFRVGQRDVLVGELDLGPAPVGSGDDDDEVSGRSESAAPRVRVWISGSQFETWKHTQMVLDAIPGRGSGFSLENPTGKRFLSRARTFDPGELAALEEFPPIPGSELEE; from the coding sequence ATGGACAACGTGTGCGGGTTGCCCTCGGGCGGGAGCGTGCGCATCGTCGCGCGTGCGCTCCCGCCGGAGGGTGCGCCCGCCGACCTCCCTCCGCGGGTCGTGGCGACCGGGCCGGCCGTCGAACTGCTCCGCGAGCTCATCGGCCGACACGGCCCGGTGATGTTCCACCAGTCCGGCGGGTGCTGCGACGGATCGGCACCCATGTGTTACCCCGACGGTGAGTTCCGCGTGGGCCAGCGTGACGTGTTGGTGGGGGAGTTGGACCTGGGCCCGGCGCCGGTGGGATCAGGGGACGACGACGACGAGGTCAGCGGCCGATCGGAGTCGGCGGCGCCCCGGGTGCGCGTGTGGATCTCGGGCTCCCAGTTCGAGACCTGGAAACACACGCAGATGGTCCTGGACGCGATCCCGGGCCGGGGCTCGGGGTTCAGTCTCGAGAACCCGACCGGCAAGCGGTTCCTGTCCAGGGCCCGCACGTTCGATCCCGGCGAGCTCGCCGCGCTCGAGGAGTTCCCGCCGATACCCGGTTCGGAACTGGAGGAGTAG
- a CDS encoding FMN-binding glutamate synthase family protein gives MRRLLLGAPLAALAAVAATDLRQTRYPILRTFPVLGHARMALTAIGPELRQYIVASNDEERPFTRDQRDWIHESAESRATTFGFGTDNDIEFLEGYPIVKQRTFSDVALSAHAHSGQQLPLPPAKVLGGARGRARAFRPDSLVNISAMSYGSLSAPAVEALNRGAALAGALHNTGEGGLSPYHQNGADLVFQIGTAYFGVRDDAGRFDIDKLIALTEKHPIRAVEIKLSQGAKPGLGGLLPAAKITEEVAAIRGIPMGEDCASPSRHTAFDDVDSMLDLVEEIADRTGLPVGIKSAVGDITFWEELATAMIPRDRGVDFITIDGGEGGTGAGPLVFTDAVSLPFRLGFPRVYSVFAEAGLTDDVMFIGAGKLGIPENAVVALALGVDMINVAREAMLSVGCIQAQKCHTGGCPTGVATQNPWLVRGVEPTAMAERCSNYIRSLRRELVKVAGAVGVPHPGLIGPTDVELARGTRDSHTLAEIYGYGEKWGLPGPDDARAVTDIMVAAGVAEHTAAITPPGIEPRDQS, from the coding sequence ATGCGCAGATTGCTCCTCGGCGCGCCCCTGGCCGCCCTGGCCGCGGTCGCGGCCACGGACCTGCGGCAGACCCGCTACCCGATCCTGCGGACGTTCCCCGTCCTCGGACACGCCCGCATGGCGCTGACGGCCATCGGCCCCGAACTGCGGCAGTACATCGTCGCGAGCAACGACGAGGAGCGTCCCTTCACCCGCGACCAGCGTGACTGGATCCACGAGTCCGCCGAGTCGCGGGCGACCACGTTCGGGTTCGGTACGGACAACGACATCGAGTTCCTCGAGGGCTATCCGATCGTCAAGCAGCGGACCTTCTCGGACGTCGCGCTCTCCGCCCACGCGCACTCCGGGCAGCAGCTCCCGCTCCCTCCCGCCAAGGTGCTCGGCGGTGCCCGCGGCCGGGCCCGCGCGTTCCGGCCGGACTCGCTGGTCAACATCTCGGCGATGAGCTACGGGTCGCTCTCCGCCCCGGCCGTCGAGGCGCTCAACCGGGGCGCCGCCCTCGCCGGGGCCCTCCACAACACCGGGGAGGGCGGCCTGAGCCCCTACCACCAGAACGGCGCGGACCTCGTCTTCCAGATCGGCACCGCTTACTTCGGTGTCCGCGACGACGCGGGCCGGTTCGACATCGACAAGCTGATCGCCCTGACCGAGAAGCACCCGATCCGGGCGGTCGAGATCAAGCTCTCCCAGGGCGCCAAGCCAGGACTCGGCGGGCTGCTCCCCGCCGCGAAGATCACCGAGGAGGTCGCCGCGATCCGCGGGATCCCGATGGGCGAGGACTGCGCGAGCCCCTCCCGGCACACCGCGTTCGACGACGTCGACTCGATGCTCGACCTCGTCGAGGAGATCGCCGACCGCACGGGGCTCCCCGTCGGCATCAAGTCGGCCGTCGGCGACATCACCTTCTGGGAGGAACTCGCCACGGCGATGATCCCGCGCGATCGCGGCGTCGACTTCATCACCATCGACGGCGGCGAGGGCGGCACCGGTGCCGGGCCGTTGGTGTTCACCGACGCGGTGTCGCTCCCCTTCCGCCTCGGCTTCCCCCGCGTCTACTCCGTGTTCGCCGAGGCGGGCCTGACGGACGACGTGATGTTCATCGGCGCCGGCAAGCTCGGCATCCCGGAGAACGCGGTGGTCGCGCTCGCGCTGGGGGTGGACATGATCAACGTGGCCCGGGAGGCCATGCTCTCGGTGGGGTGCATCCAGGCGCAGAAGTGCCACACGGGCGGCTGCCCCACGGGGGTCGCTACCCAGAACCCATGGCTGGTGCGCGGGGTGGAGCCCACGGCGATGGCCGAGCGCTGCTCCAACTACATCCGGTCGCTGCGCCGCGAACTCGTCAAGGTGGCCGGCGCGGTCGGCGTCCCGCATCCCGGCCTGATCGGACCGACCGACGTCGAACTGGCCCGCGGCACCCGGGACTCGCACACCCTCGCCGAGATCTACGGTTACGGCGAGAAGTGGGGACTTCCCGGTCCGGACGACGCGCGGGCCGTCACCGACATCATGGTCGCCGCCGGCGTCGCCGAGCACACCGCGGCGATCACCCCACCGGGCATCGAGCCACGCGACCAGTCGTGA
- a CDS encoding glycerate kinase has protein sequence MTIVVACGAFKGSLTAIEACHHAAEGARRAHPDTDVLERPVADGGGGSLEVMVAGGARTVPVTASGPTGEPVETSFAAVDPDTAFVEMADACGLLRLPGGHARPLEASSRGVGEVMLAALRSGRGNIHLGIGGSASTDGGTGMLSALGARFLDSSGAELPDGGGALVHLDRVDLDGLDPAVRAARIRVACDVDNPLLGPLGAARVYGPQKGATPDQLEDLEAGLARLVEVLCAQGLDVDPDAPGSGAAGGVGFIARELLGASLDPGFEVLGTLTGLEDVLSAADLVVTGEGRLDDQTMHGKTPMGVAALCRSHGVPVVAVCGRLDLEADRVAEAGFAAAAALTEREPDLARSIANAGPLLEDVAAEVVTRILP, from the coding sequence GTGACGATCGTCGTGGCCTGCGGGGCCTTCAAGGGCTCCCTCACCGCTATCGAGGCCTGCCATCACGCGGCCGAGGGCGCGCGTCGGGCGCACCCCGACACCGATGTGCTCGAACGGCCCGTCGCCGACGGCGGGGGCGGCAGCCTCGAGGTGATGGTCGCGGGCGGCGCCCGCACCGTGCCGGTCACGGCGTCGGGGCCGACCGGCGAGCCGGTCGAGACCTCGTTCGCCGCCGTCGATCCGGACACCGCGTTCGTCGAGATGGCGGACGCCTGCGGCCTGCTACGTCTGCCCGGCGGACACGCCCGCCCCCTCGAGGCGTCCAGCCGCGGCGTCGGCGAGGTCATGCTGGCGGCATTGCGATCCGGCCGCGGGAACATCCACCTGGGCATCGGCGGCAGCGCCTCGACCGACGGCGGCACCGGGATGCTCTCCGCCCTGGGGGCGCGCTTCCTGGACTCCTCCGGTGCGGAACTGCCCGACGGCGGCGGCGCCCTGGTGCACCTGGACCGGGTCGACCTGGACGGCCTCGACCCGGCCGTCCGCGCCGCCCGCATCCGCGTCGCCTGCGACGTGGACAACCCCCTGCTCGGCCCACTCGGTGCGGCCCGCGTCTACGGACCGCAGAAGGGCGCCACCCCGGACCAGCTGGAGGACCTCGAGGCCGGACTGGCCCGCCTGGTCGAGGTCCTGTGCGCCCAGGGGCTCGACGTCGACCCGGACGCGCCCGGTTCCGGCGCGGCCGGCGGGGTCGGCTTCATCGCCCGCGAGCTGCTCGGCGCCTCCCTCGATCCCGGGTTCGAGGTGCTCGGCACCCTCACCGGTCTGGAGGACGTCCTGTCCGCCGCCGACCTGGTGGTCACCGGGGAGGGTCGGCTCGACGACCAGACCATGCACGGCAAGACCCCGATGGGAGTGGCGGCCCTGTGTCGCTCCCACGGCGTCCCCGTCGTCGCGGTGTGCGGTCGTCTGGACCTCGAGGCCGACCGGGTCGCGGAGGCCGGGTTCGCGGCCGCTGCGGCGCTCACCGAGCGGGAACCCGACCTGGCCCGCTCCATCGCCAACGCGGGTCCGCTGCTCGAGGACGTGGCCGCCGAGGTCGTCACGCGCATCCTGCCCTGA
- a CDS encoding AAA family ATPase has translation MTAPGGSAPATPGPPTLVETHSALIILWGDEAHKVRKPVDLGFLDNTTVEARAEQSRREVELNSRLAPDVYTGVLEVRGPDGEVIDHVVRMRRLPAHRSLAALVRSRQGGRTGGGDPDLVAGLREVARQVDHLHAASPRSEEIDAAGSPGAVARLWAESLDHLRRLDVGGDAPEIVDDIEVLSSDFLRGRGPLLQARVAAGRIVDGHGDLLAADVYLTDDGPRVIDCLEFDDRLRFGDAMLDIGFLAMDLDASGARDLAVVLLEAYRDFSGDDAPSSLVHHYMAYRALVRSKVTSIRAGQTTDGAAGAEARRALLLADRAVDALLRGRVRLVLVGGVSGSGKSTLAAPLAEALSAELLRSDVVRREVAAAGATAPGPAAAARDRYSDEAVEAVYAEMLARAAGVLAQGRSVVLDATWLEPRRRAEAETAAADAHAELVEIACAAPRDELVRRITGRASAGTDPSEATVEVLDAQLAAAAPWPDAIEVDTAGLDVRDRAAVRRWAERELGPLPWA, from the coding sequence ATGACCGCCCCCGGAGGTTCCGCTCCCGCGACGCCCGGTCCGCCGACCCTGGTCGAGACCCACAGCGCGCTCATCATCCTCTGGGGTGACGAGGCTCACAAAGTGCGCAAACCGGTGGATCTCGGGTTCCTGGACAACACCACGGTCGAGGCCCGGGCGGAGCAGAGTCGACGCGAGGTCGAGCTCAACAGTCGGCTGGCCCCGGACGTGTACACCGGCGTGCTGGAGGTGAGGGGACCCGACGGCGAGGTGATCGACCACGTGGTGCGGATGCGTCGGCTCCCGGCGCACCGGAGCCTCGCCGCGCTGGTGCGATCCCGGCAGGGCGGCCGGACCGGGGGCGGCGATCCGGACCTCGTGGCCGGGCTCCGCGAGGTCGCCCGGCAGGTGGACCACCTGCACGCGGCCAGCCCCCGCTCGGAGGAGATCGACGCGGCGGGGTCCCCCGGCGCCGTGGCGCGGTTGTGGGCGGAGTCCCTGGACCACCTGCGCCGCCTCGACGTCGGCGGGGACGCCCCGGAGATCGTCGACGACATCGAGGTGCTGTCGTCCGACTTCCTGCGCGGACGTGGCCCGTTGCTGCAGGCGCGCGTGGCGGCCGGCCGGATCGTGGACGGCCACGGGGACCTGCTGGCCGCCGACGTCTACCTCACCGACGACGGACCGCGGGTGATCGACTGCCTCGAGTTCGACGATCGGCTCCGGTTCGGCGACGCGATGCTGGACATCGGGTTCCTCGCCATGGACCTCGACGCCTCGGGGGCGCGGGACCTCGCCGTCGTCCTCCTCGAGGCCTACCGCGACTTCTCCGGCGACGACGCGCCGTCCTCGCTCGTCCACCACTACATGGCGTACCGGGCCCTGGTCCGGTCCAAGGTCACCTCCATCCGGGCCGGGCAGACCACTGACGGTGCCGCCGGCGCCGAGGCCCGGCGGGCACTGCTGTTGGCGGACCGGGCGGTCGACGCGCTCCTGCGCGGACGCGTGCGCCTGGTGCTGGTGGGCGGGGTGTCCGGGTCGGGGAAGTCGACGTTGGCGGCGCCGCTGGCCGAGGCGCTCTCGGCGGAGCTGCTGCGCTCCGACGTGGTCCGGCGTGAGGTCGCCGCTGCCGGGGCGACCGCACCCGGCCCCGCCGCGGCCGCCCGTGACAGGTATTCGGACGAGGCGGTCGAGGCGGTCTACGCGGAGATGCTCGCCCGCGCGGCCGGGGTGCTCGCGCAGGGGCGCAGCGTGGTGCTGGACGCCACCTGGCTCGAGCCGCGGAGACGCGCGGAGGCCGAGACCGCGGCCGCGGACGCGCACGCCGAGCTGGTGGAGATCGCGTGCGCCGCGCCCCGGGACGAGCTGGTGCGGCGGATCACCGGGCGGGCGAGCGCGGGCACCGACCCGTCCGAGGCGACGGTGGAGGTGCTGGACGCCCAGCTCGCGGCCGCGGCGCCGTGGCCCGACGCGATCGAGGTCGACACCGCCGGGCTCGACGTGCGCGACCGCGCCGCGGTGCGTCGGTGGGCCGAGCGCGAGTTGGGGCCGCTGCCCTGGGCCTAG
- a CDS encoding DUF4185 domain-containing protein, translated as MTDSPPPGAAPSPGTRKVRDLTGPGITTAFGMEGTDLGILARTPSGRLLAVFGDTFAGAGMGAPHVGRPHPGIAQCAPTTEERPGPGNPDWRSPVGLYSDATEPSGGLRWSEAAGPGPRDYAAQLIDYVHGRGCSTVLPSDVLTVGDTMYLHVMVNEGLGTVTRTRIHRSTDDGRTWEPTGAEFSPRLEGGHRQLWTWELGGDGFVYVLSTGFQRDKGVILMRVREEHLADPDLRRWQTWGFRKGAWGWGNPTTIVLPGRIGEMYLRRCEDFWTLTYFNAEHYRIDCLTFPHIEADLTDRSVTAHTTLLPGSAWGDESDGTDPDSGPARVAQLYCGCPVPGSTPEEWHFVVSQWNTHDSAAGRAGWPYRSMQFVGSIPRPPGVRARATATDAPAGDI; from the coding sequence ATGACGGATTCGCCTCCGCCCGGCGCGGCCCCCTCCCCGGGCACCCGCAAGGTGCGGGACCTCACCGGACCGGGGATCACCACGGCGTTCGGCATGGAGGGGACGGACCTGGGAATCCTCGCCCGCACCCCGTCCGGCCGCCTGCTCGCGGTGTTCGGCGACACCTTCGCGGGCGCCGGGATGGGCGCCCCCCATGTGGGGAGGCCGCACCCGGGCATCGCGCAGTGCGCCCCCACCACCGAGGAGCGGCCCGGGCCCGGGAACCCGGACTGGCGCTCCCCCGTCGGGTTGTACTCCGATGCCACCGAGCCGTCCGGGGGACTCAGGTGGTCGGAGGCCGCCGGGCCGGGCCCCCGGGACTACGCCGCCCAGTTGATCGACTACGTCCACGGCCGCGGCTGCTCGACGGTGCTGCCGAGTGACGTACTGACCGTCGGCGACACGATGTACCTGCACGTCATGGTCAACGAGGGCCTGGGCACCGTCACCCGCACCCGGATCCACCGCTCGACCGACGACGGCCGGACCTGGGAGCCCACCGGGGCCGAGTTCTCGCCCCGCCTGGAGGGCGGTCATCGTCAGCTGTGGACGTGGGAACTCGGCGGCGACGGGTTCGTCTACGTCCTGTCCACCGGGTTCCAGCGGGACAAGGGTGTCATCCTCATGCGGGTCCGCGAGGAACACCTCGCCGACCCCGACCTCCGCCGCTGGCAGACCTGGGGCTTCCGCAAGGGCGCCTGGGGGTGGGGCAACCCCACCACCATCGTGCTGCCCGGCCGGATCGGCGAGATGTACCTGCGCCGGTGTGAGGACTTCTGGACCCTGACCTACTTCAATGCCGAGCACTACCGCATCGACTGCCTGACGTTCCCCCACATCGAAGCCGACCTGACGGACCGGTCGGTCACCGCGCACACCACGCTGTTGCCCGGGAGCGCGTGGGGCGACGAGTCCGACGGCACCGATCCGGATTCCGGGCCCGCCCGCGTCGCCCAGCTCTACTGCGGCTGCCCGGTGCCGGGGTCCACACCGGAGGAGTGGCACTTCGTGGTGAGCCAGTGGAACACCCACGACTCGGCCGCCGGTCGGGCCGGGTGGCCGTACCGGTCCATGCAGTTCGTCGGCTCGATCCCCCGCCCTCCGGGCGTCCGAGCCCGCGCAACCGCTACCGATGCCCCGGCCGGGGACATCTAG